A segment of the Elaeis guineensis isolate ETL-2024a chromosome 6, EG11, whole genome shotgun sequence genome:
CCCCGCGACCCCCGATCCCGCAGCGGCACCGCCATCACCCATCCCCCGCGACCCACCCCCCACGGCGCTGCCGCCCTCTCTAAGCCCTTATAACCCGGATTCCAACTCGAATCTTGATCAGATCCCGATCTAGATCCCAACTCGGATCGGCATCTCGATCCAGATCCCGACTTCGATCTAATTCAGAtcgtgatctaaattttatttttattaaataaataataaaatatttgattaatattttattttttttattttttattttttttctccttcgtttccctctttccttcctccctccccgaccgaccttcctccctccccgtcatgcaaccccctccgccccctGACCCCTCGACCCCTGTATCGCCCCCGATCGCCCACCCCcatccctgcaaccccctccaccccccgaccccctccctgcCCCCGTGTCACCTccgaccgcccacccccacctctgcaaccccctccgccctccGAACTTCCGACCCCCGTGTCGCCCtcgaccgcccacccccaccctgcaaccccctccgccccccAGTGGccggatcaaccaaaaaaaatggGGTGGGAAGAACCCTTAACTCTGGCGGACGGTAATGGCAGCGGTGGAGAAGCCCACAACAATGATGGCGGATGGCAACGACGGTGGCAATGGTGGTGATGCGGTCGCCGacgggaagagagggagagggagggctcaaagaggggagagaggagagggagggctCGGAGagatgagagggagagggagagggagggctcggagaggggagagagaaggagaggaagagagtttTATGCAAAGGAACGTCGAGTTGACGTCTAATAGAtataaaactattagcgacgaaaattttcgttgctaatacagttattagtgatggaagatAATTTTCGTCGTCAATAAGTCCTGTCAAAAAATTCtcactaaaatttaaaaaaaaaattatccaaaaattcataaaataaattattgacgaggaaacaaaaatatttatcattaataagggtattagcgacggaaataaagtttttgttgctaataagtaccatccaaaaaattttttttctaacaatttttccttcaaaaaaataaaaaaattatttttaaaagggTTTtgctgatgaaaattttttgcatgctaataaattttttttccattaacaatttttttcataaaaattgattaaaataatatttttaaaatatggttgccgatgaaaaataaatttacgttgcaaataattttcttaaaatatcttaaaaaaatttaaagactatttacgatgaaaatttggtTTATGtcgttaataattaaaaaaaaatttctctcaaaaTCTTTCAgtttaaaaaaatctttccaataataattttataaataattaattttaaattttttccaccaaaaaaatttttcatccaaaaaatttaacaaacaaaaatgacattaaaaaattattcatgataaaaaataaaattaattttttttaatctaaaattttttggtttaaaaaaatatcaaaaaatttcatcaaaaaaattaattttttattaataaaaaaaattgtataaatagttaatttatgatttttttcaaataatttttttttctaaaaaaattatataaaaaatataattacgatcAAAAGTTCAATTTACGttgttaataattattataagaatagcTCTTCAGCTTCCACAATGGAATGGATACTATgggagatcgatagctttgaggtcTTCGATATCCAAGgagttatttttttcttaatattttatttcaaaaatcagAGTATGAAAATATCACGATGATTCTGAGATCGCAAGAGAAATTCATCAAATAAAGATTTGGAGGATAGGATAGAGACAAAAAGTTAGAAATCtagaagctcgtatattgcatgcatgtgaggatcgagcttgagaaattcaaaaaaatttgtgtgagcatcaaagatTTAATGATTAAACAGAATCAAAGCAGACCTGTGGATAATACAAATTATGTTATAAAGCACAAGTTCATATTTATACTTTATATTTCTAgaaagatgagtgctcgtattgtttgtcttctTATGATTGAAATTCCTACAAAGATACATTTAAACATCGATTGATGCGAAAAGTACGTATCTTTCGAGATCGTAAAAGTTATGCTAGAATACGCTGCTTAACTATATGATTTCTGCATGAAAGGAGGCTCCTTTCATGCAGCTTAAGGCAGACACTCCATTAGAAAATTTATTGgtatcactagtaacagtgacagcgaTGAATAGATGAATTTTACGTCGCAAATTAATGTATAGCAATTTCATTCAAAATGATCTATTTATTCTAATATGTGAATATCATcaactttcatatgatttttctaTATAAAAGTTCGGTCTGCATCATAACTTACATTTGCTTCTTTACCatgtaaaaggataaaagatgtatacagctgcCACAAAAAATAGATGTAATTATCTTACACAAAatcagaaatttaaattttatgatttttttaaatttttaattttttatatattaacgatgaaaatattttcatcgtaaataattagtatttacgatacaaatttttttttcaccgtaaacacttaattatttacaacaaaaaattttatcataaataatgagtaatttttgattttttttaatttttaattttttaaatattagtgataaaaatattttcatcgtaaatataagCATTTAcgacataatttttttcatcgtaaatactatattatttacgataaaaagttttcatcataaataatgagtagttttttattttttttaaatttttgatttttttactactgatgatgaaaatattttcgtagtaaataatcaagtatttacgataaatttttttttcatctcaaatattcaattatttacgataaaatatttttatcataaataatctataatttttaatttttttaatttttaattttttttaaatattgatgatgataatatttaCGTTGGAAATAaacttattgacgatgaaaaaaattttcatcgtaaatagttaaattatttatgactaaaataatttcattgctaatatttaaaaatttaaaattaaaataaataaaaaattatttacgataaaaatattcgttgcaaataataaatatttacgtTGGAAAAGATTTTTCATTACTGATaagaactatttacgatgaaaaattattttcatcgtaaatagtaaattatttacgatgaatatttttatcatcgtaaatatctttagtgacgatgaaaatattttcatcgtaataatttcatcgcaaaaatgcTCTTTTCTTGTAGTACGTAATGGATCCAATTTTATAACTTGATCCAGATCCACAAATCTTTTAAAATGGTTTAGATCGGATCTACACGGGTCGGATCGAATTAGATCACGGGTCAACCCGACCCATTTAGAGCCTTATTTATAAATATGCGTAGGTAAAAATCACCCAAATTTAGTGGGCTTTGCTAAAAATTTCCAACTATTTTTCACTCACTTTAATAGTTttgtttttaattttagaaatatgATGGAAATGCCACCTCTCATGTTCTAACCTAGAACATCTCTTCAACTAGGCtagtttttttaatatatttgctTTGATTTTGTCTAAACATATGTTGCTTGGACGGAACAATTAGTTTGCCCTTGCTTTTATGACAATccaccaaaatttttctttctatttttgtatATAATTAGATAACCATCCAATTAGGTACATAAGGTCATAACATTTGATTACTATTTTTGATGAAAGCAGTCCCCAACTCGATCTTTCAAGAATCCACCATTTTTTAAATCCCTCCACCACCTTGCCCAACCTCACCCAATTGGGCCTAAAGACCTAATTTCACCGTGTTCGTTCAATCAGAATCTAACATGTTAAAATTCCGGTACTCTCATCTCATGGTATGACTCATTTAAAAATTAAGAGATCTTAAAAAATCAATTTGGCCTTGACATGACAACTTATAAAGCATTGCCTATCTCAGAGGAAACTAAGCAATACCATCATTTATTTCAGGTGATTTTGTagggttttctctttttttttttttgtaattgttAAATTAGTAGGCATAGGTCAaattatggatttttttttttgtaaaaataatctACTTTTGACTTTCTTGGACCACTATACAAATTTGCCTTTTTCTGTAGAAAATTTTTCTTAGTTGATACTCTCATATTGTCAATAGATGGAAACATGATATAGGTTGATCCATAGTTGCAAATGTGAAAAAGTAGTACAAGGACAATGATATAGTGGCCTGCTAAAATTTAAAAcggttacttttttttttaaaaaaaacataaTAAAGATCCTATCCTTTAGACttgataattaaatattttttctacggAATCCCTTTTATTTTGTGTCTGTggtaaaattttcttttattttatttctctttttcagGCAGACAGCATGAGGAGAAATACTTCGCGGTCGCAGACACGTGGTCCCCACTTTAACAGATTTCCTCCCCCAGAAAATCCTCCCATTCCCATCCCACCGGAGATCTATTGCCCGGAGTAACTAATGGACGCAAAGCTAATTGCACTGTTAAACTTCAACGGTCCAGTCTACTTTCTACACCTGTCCTTATTCCTTTCTTCTCATCAACAAATACACAGCCTTGCCCCCATCTAACTTCGGTCAAACTAACTTCTTCCAATCAAGCTCACACCTGATCCTCCCACACAAGTCTCCAACCACGAGCCATGCCTTGTGGGAGTCACAAACATGTCGGCATGGCTTGCTTGAGAAGCCAAGCACTCATTCTCCAGCTCACCAAATTATCAAATTGGAGAAGAACAAAAATAATTCTAATCATTAAATAGGAAGACCGATTCATCCACGCCTATTTGACAACAAAAATCTCAAATATTCACCATATTAATGGTATTAATTGGCTGCATATATTGCAGTAACTCTCTCTGTATCATGTATAAAATATGAAGGAATGATTGGTCTTCTTTTGCGACACCAATTGTTGGATCATGTCTTGTgcaaatctcaaagcactccaaatTCTTTTTTCTATCTATTTGTATGGATTTCATAGCGGTTATTGCATGATCCTATGGTacacatcattaaaaaaaaaaaaaaaagaatcattctTTGGGTGCAAAAAATACGGCTGAACCCTAAAGATGGATAACAAAGAGAGCAATATATTAAGGTTATAGAGAGAAGAGGTTAATGGCTATATGCCTTCCAAGACACTCTAGGGCGACCTTGGAGCTAAAAGGATCACCCTCTCTCTGTGTCTCATCTAACCATCTCTCTCAGGGTGGTGAAATGTCTCTTACGAATCAGGTTGCCCCATCTCTACTCAACCCATTCTTTCTGTTGGTTTTTTAACCTAAGGTTTTCAAAGGGCAAAAAAAAAGTGTGCTAGAGAGGTTACATGTCTCCTTCTACACGTATACATAGCATGACCATGCTTGAGGACGAAGCAACCTATTGATATTTGTTAGACTtgttttgtctttttcttttttttctttatattcttTGTTTTCTTAGATGGTTGGAGGGGTATTAGGAGGGGTTTTTCTTGTCTTCTGTTTTCGCTCTATCTGCCCTAGAGAATTATGATGAAAAGTGGAGAAGAATTCTATTCCTTCCCAAAGCTTAAGGAGAATTAAGGGAGGGGGTGGGGAAGAGGACACCCATAGCTTTAATATATAAGAGAGACaagcttctttcttcttttccttttccattcttttcttttcttttatccttTTCTTTCCCTCCCCAATCTTTACATATTACTCTTCTCAGTCTTGTGCCTCTTCTGGTGAGGAGGGTGAGGCCTGTCCTCCGAGGAGGGTTTAAGCTTGGTGGGTATGAGAGGTGAGGAAGAAAGATGGCATGGTGCAACAGCTGCGATGATGATCGCATGATCGAGAGGAGCTCGGGTTCTTCGTCCGCACTGATCAACAAGAAATCTTATGCAAACGCCATCGAGACGTGCCCTTCATGCGGCCACCACATCCAATACGAGGAGCAGGTGATACCACCTTTCTCCTTTCTTctcaaaaaattgatatttttttctgaatattttcttcataaatttGTTGCATGGTGGTGACACGTATCATGATTCATTCATGTCACTTCTGCTCAGGTTAAATAAATTATGATAATATCTTCCTTTTTCTcaagttaaataaatttaaagaggaatttttacaatgaaaaaaaagaattataatttatattgttTGTAATGTGCATGAGAAAAAACATAGAGGAACAAGAAAATAATAACATATATCTGATGAGTGATATTGGCATGGATGTGCTCaggctgcggctgctgctgctgccatCCAAGATTTGCCCGGGCTGCCTGCCGGTGTTAAGTTCGATCCAACCGACCAGGAGCTTCTCGAGCACTTGGAGGGGAAGGCGAGGCCAGATTCACAAAAGCTTCACCCTCTCATCGATGAGTTTATTCCCACAATTGAAGGCGAGAATGGGATTTGCTACACCCACCCAGAGAGACTCCCTGGTAATGATCTCCCTTATCTTCATGATATACCTACGAAATAGTTAATCTTCAAACTTTCTTGGCCAACAATTTCATATGTTAATTATTACAATATGAATATTTGATAAGGATAGGCACACCTAACAAGTATCCATCTTCATGCATGCTCCAACGTGCTTGCTGCGTACGTGCTTGAGCAGTGATGCATGAGATCTTAAGGGAATAATTTATCGCCCCCTAGCCATGCCATGTGTAATAGCACCGGAATAATGACTTGGTGCCCAAAATGCATGGTGGAGTACTGAAATCCAGAATCCAGCGTACACCATTAGTCGTGATTCACAAAAATAAGATTAATTGTGTTCTGCGTTTGAGAAGGGCTCCAAGATGAATATATTcttcatgatgatgaatgaaCAGCATCCGACCTGAAGAAGAAATTTTCGCATTTAGGGTGCTTAGAATTTTGTGAAATAGCATAAAAGATGGAAGCCTTCAATTAGAAGGCCTATGATATATTTTAGCACCAGAGCATAACTATGGTAGCTGTGGCGTGGAAGTAATAATTAATTTGCAGCCTGCTGTGACTTGTTAGGACACACTTGCATACATTGGGATAACTAAAATTCTACGAACAGGAACCATATTTTCTTGTTATAGAACTATTGAACTTTATCTTCTATTTGGTATAAAGGATGGCTtgaaggatggatggatggaGGAGAAAGGATGGATGGAGGAGATGATTGATAGATTTTTCATCCATCCTCTCATATGTTTGGTGAAATATGGAAGGATGAGTAGAAATGATTTCCTTCTCTATTTGGTATAGGATGAATGAGAGAAAGAATGAATAATATTTGTATAACATTTTTACTAAACAGccctttgataaaaatattattattatcaatttataatacttatttatactaaaaataaGCAATATATAgacttataatttttataatctataactatttaaaaaattgtataaatatttaatttaatatatgattttataaagtaattattaatgaatgaattatataaataactaattaatttataatttagtttaaataaattattaatattatataaatagttaattaaaaaatataaaatataaacagAGAAATAGAAGgtaatctaattatttattataattatgaaaattatatattaaaattaaaataatgactaataaaatttaatagtatacgATTAgtagtatatatataaataatatgaataaaaaaataaagaagtattataattttatcaaaaaaattaatgagggatAATTTTATCTATACAAAAATCCATCCTTCAATACTTCATTTATTCTTCCCTCATCCTCTCAAATTGAGAGGATGCAAATTGATTAGTTAGGGTGGATggacaatcttttttttttatttatccttTGTGTagcttttggaaaaaaaatagtGGATGGAGGCCATCCCTCCTTCCAATCCtatccatctatttttttatgaCCCCAACCAAATATAGGATTAGGGCTGCTTTAAGTTTTTTAAAAGAATATATCGAAACTCTTGGTTTAAAAaactattaaaatatatatatatgaagtatTTTTTAGCAATAAGTTGTATGAAGCATAAGCTAACCAAAATGGATTTTATATATTGAGGCTTCTTCTAATGGTCACACCTCTCTCCTTAGCAACTAGAGGTTGTAATTTGGGTTTTTGTGTGTGCATCTCCAGAAATTTGGATTTGGATAATTTTAGAATAGctggatttctctctctttatctaaaaagataaaaataatacttTAAAAGGCTCAATCATAAAAATTAGCAGCTAGGTAGGTCTTCATTCCTTTGTCTCAATAAATTTACAAATAAACAACTAGAAATAAATAAAACTTGGAAACCtgtcaataaatcaattggaatattttgaaattaggcactgatttttcaaatattatccaTAATAGATTTTTCTAAGATTATAAGCCCTTTTGCTATGCAATATTTAAATTATAAGAATTTTACTGTAATTTGATATCctaatttattttcattcatccCATAGTTTCCATGCAAAATCTACTCCATAGTGTCTAAAAAATGCAAGAAGATATGAGTGAGCTAAAGCTTAAGAATAACTTTTATCTTTTGTTGGATCAAGTAAACTAAGCATTAAAAaccaatttttataatataaaattttaattataaataaagcACATTGATATTACCAATGCATATATACAATACAAAGTATGTCTATTAATATAGATTTGTATAAGATCAAGAGAAAAATTTTCCAAATCAATTTCTAATCTTTATGACTACAACTATGATTGATTCATGGTAAGCTCTAAAAATGACTAGCtcctaattataataaataatcaattaaCATATGTTAATGATCACCCTAGTGGAGTTCAAAAAGAAAACTAACCGAGAATCATATAAACAATATATTTGCAACAGCATGTGCCAATGATTTCCCTACTTAATTACCTTGCTCGATAAAATACTAGCTCTTGACCATAATATGTTGTCGATCAGTATGTATCAGTGATCGCTTCACTGAAAATCTAGAAGTAAACTAGATCCTAAACTATATGATGTTAGTTAAACAAGAGAGCAATATCATAACAAATTAAATCAACATATCTATTGACATAATAAAATTCAGAGAAAATCATGTCCTACTTAATCACATATTTAAGATTCATTTTTATGCACATACACATATGATATTTAATTAAGCATAAACATATGCATAGATAAATATCTTTAATTTAAATTTCGAATAATACAGAAAATAGTTAAGCAATGTAAATTTATAAATCAGATAATGTGCATGATAAAAATACAAGGGGTAGAGATATATTATGGATTAACTTACGAACACCAAAAGTCTCTTCCATcaacttatttatgatttagatagaGCATATTTAATAATTAGTAAAAAAGAtgttattttaaaatcttgaacATTTTCTAAGTCTGCAGAGCCCATCCAAGGCTTCTTGATCCAAAATCCTTTTAGATCAGGGTTGGGACTTCAGCTCCATCAATCGGTGATGAGGACCTAGGTATACatcctgttggggaataccgaccgaccccgctcatgccGGCTTATAATCGGCCATACCGCCCGACCGACGGAGCgaccgaccgtccgaccgacggagcgaccgaccgcccgaccgatGGAGCGGCCGACCGCCAACCGACGGAGTggccgaccgcccgaccgacggAGCGGCCGACCGCCCGACTGcccgaccgatcgatcgacggacgccatcaccgacCGATTAACGGCACTCTACCGACTGTGGATAtgccggtcgggcagaccttttccacTTTCCGGACCGACTGAACCAGGAAGTCCgacggccgactctcgcaacatgcccggctaaCGATCgagggggcccgaatctccacccgacgccacacggGTGGCGACCGACCTAGGATCGGTCGgcccctccgatcgccgtacagccgctagagcctgtcagccctgacagcgacatgcggctctGCCACCTTAGGGCactatcccgcctagggcattgtcaaccctagtgatttgacggccccacggcggtgtgacgttttcacggcgactctgacagtctacagtgagttgacaattcttcaattgtccgcgccattaataacggcgccataccacgctccactatatatataccggggaaggcaacaatgcAGGTGGTCTGAAAAATAacaggcttgctctctctctctctctctcgattgagctctctgtcttcatttcactgttgcccagtcacctctctgacttgaccgtcggagggtctccgtcagaGCCGCCTCCgttcagtgtggactttcttttttgcAGACGCTCGTTCCCGATGACCAGGCGAtgagaggattggccgcaacacatccCAAGCCTAAATCTAGTCCTAGGTGTACCTATCATCCCCTCATCCAAGTAGGATCGAGACTTCTCATTCATGTCTTATGTGATGTATCCAAGGATAGATGGGCCCTGCCTTGCAGTTTTACATACACACGAggcaggagagagaaagagagagagaagaaaaaaaaagtacaggagtatgagagagagagatcaaaagGAGATGGGATGATTTGACTACATAAGGAAATATAGAGACACCATTGGTTGGACCTTTGGCCGCCACCTACAGTACAGCCGCTGAGCATTGAGGGGGGTCTTGAGTGGTGGTAGTGTTGGTGAAATAGGATGCCCATGTGCTGTCCTCCTTAGGGTTGTACAAGGAAGAAGGACcacaagaaaatgaagaagagaaggaaggaagTCTTTTTGATTGGGAGTTCTAGCTGAGATGATGGTTGAGAGCTTTGATTATAATGAAGTGATAACCCATGAGGCAAGAGATGGGGACCTCTTATAGGGTggaaaagaagagaagggaaTGAGATGTGGGTGGAGTGGGATGGGGTGAGGTTATATGCATGGGGAGCAATGGCTGTGGGCTTCCTGGGGTGATCTAGAAGAAGGTGATAGAGAGGAAAGTTGGTCAGAACTAACCGACAGCGAGCTTCAAGGTTGGCTTCCCTAGTTTTTAACAGGTGCCACGGCTCTTGGTGGGCACCATACTTCCTAGCGGGCACGTGGCATCACAAAATCAATTGGCTACTTGACCAAAACAAGGATGTCTCCTACGGCCATTTCGAAATAGGGGGTGCCATTTTTCTTCTACAAAATTCGAATTGAAATCAGCAAACTATTTACTGACTTCCTTCTAAGTAAAATCAGTAAACCATTCGTCCACTCGCCGATTTTACTTGAAGTTGGCAATTTATTTGTGGACTTTAACTTAAAGATGACCCGATTTGACCAGCTCTTACATGCTTACAAGCATCAGATGATTTGAACATATTATAGTGATCTCTcgtatattcctagaaaaatagcatAATAACCTTCTCAATTAGGAGTCATATTATTTCTTTTCATAATTGATCCAAATGAAACTTCTACAAGTATATTTCTTAAATtacaatatgaaaataatttttattttgtactTAATTAAGGCATGGATTTGTTCACCAAAAGGAGAATATCCAAAACAAAATATCCAATAATCCATTCTAAATTTATCTTCACCTGATGAccaaatatacaaaattatcattACATTGTTTCGTTAAAATTCATAACAAATACTTGCTTGGATTCTATTTTGCAAATTTAAATCACCTTCCACAGCTAGATTCTGAAGCCATGATATATTTTTGTAGGAGTGAGCAGGGATGGTCTAATCCGACATTTCTTCCATCGCCCTTCCAAGGCATACACAACGGGGACTAGGAAGCGAAGAAAAGTGTCTACCGACGAGCATGGAAGGGAGACGCGGTGGCACAAAACTGGCAAGACAAGACCAGTGGTCGCAGGTGGGAAGCTGAAGGGGTACAAGAAGATACTGGTTCTCTACACTAACTATGGCAAACAGCAAAAACCTGAGAAAACTAATTGGGTGATGCACCAATACCACTTGGGCTCTGATGAAGAAGAAAAGGATGGCGAGTTAGTTGTGTCCAAGGTATTCTACCAGACGCAACCAAGACAATGTGGCTCTGCCACGAAGGGTGCAGCTCGAGCACAATCTAAAGATCTAAACAGTGACGATAATCCAGTCCTCAAGGATGCGAGCATTGTCGATTACTATAATTCATCACTAATCACCTACAACCAAGTTGGGCACAATAGAGCAAGCTCCCCTCATCTGATACCCAATTTCGCTGTACATGCTGGTGGAACTTCCTTTCTTCCCTAAGTGGACCAAAGTATCCAATTCTTTTTGCTTGCATGCAAAAGAAAGAAGTGAAAAAGAAGCCGACAAGATGGCGGAAGAAATCGGAATTGGGGGGTGGGGGTATTTTCCTTACGTACAGGTGAATAAATTTTAACCCGAGTTTAAATCTGTTACATAAATGATAGCTCTCAGGTTATACTCGAGAAGGTAAAATTCCTTGGAATAGCTAGGGATCCATTACGAATAAGTCGACCATCAGCTTTTGCCTCAGATGCTGTAAAGAGAGTGCAACTTGCAACATTTGTATGGCAAGGAGAGAGTGGGAGACTGTTTACATGTTCATAGGGGTATCATGCTATCATGGCAGTTTTATTTGTTTGTGCTGCCATAAAGTTGTAATTAAGATATGGAAAGTGACAATAGGACTTAGCTATAGATTTTCATTTTGTAACGAT
Coding sequences within it:
- the LOC105047259 gene encoding NAC domain-containing protein 73 is translated as MAWCNSCDDDRMIERSSGSSSALINKKSYANAIETCPSCGHHIQYEEQAAAAAAAIQDLPGLPAGVKFDPTDQELLEHLEGKARPDSQKLHPLIDEFIPTIEGENGICYTHPERLPGVSRDGLIRHFFHRPSKAYTTGTRKRRKVSTDEHGRETRWHKTGKTRPVVAGGKLKGYKKILVLYTNYGKQQKPEKTNWVMHQYHLGSDEEEKDGELVVSKVFYQTQPRQCGSATKGAARAQSKDLNSDDNPVLKDASIVDYYNSSLITYNQVGHNRASSPHLIPNFAVHAGGTSFLP